A window of Fluoribacter dumoffii NY 23 contains these coding sequences:
- the lpxK gene encoding tetraacyldisaccharide 4'-kinase has protein sequence MALSLDKIWYGEHPLQWVLRPLSWGYSALTSARRYLLERFLQVESPVPIIVVGNITVGGVGKTPLVIELAKRLKQKGLRVGIVSRGYGAKTKNFPYEVQVNDPPLKVGDEPLLLAQKTKCPVVIAPRRPEAVRYLIEKHQSQIIISDDGLQHYRMGRAIEIAVVDGTRGVGNGLCLPAGPLRESVRRLEEVDFIVVNEGEWKNAYSMVLKPGKIKKLSTDEEIDPHALNGKWEAIAAIGNPQRFYSTLLQLGIEFDSCSYPDHYQFKPEDLNYCKSLIIMTEKDAVKCRSFSSDMMHYLPVDAVLDDAFWDALWLHQQLKGYC, from the coding sequence ATGGCGTTATCCCTGGATAAAATATGGTATGGTGAGCATCCGCTGCAATGGGTATTGCGGCCATTGTCCTGGGGATATTCTGCTTTAACCTCCGCAAGGCGTTATCTATTGGAGCGATTCCTACAGGTAGAAAGTCCAGTTCCCATTATTGTTGTTGGAAATATAACGGTAGGAGGAGTAGGCAAAACCCCTTTAGTTATTGAGTTAGCCAAAAGACTAAAACAAAAAGGATTACGGGTTGGTATAGTAAGCCGCGGTTATGGTGCAAAAACGAAAAATTTTCCTTATGAGGTACAGGTTAATGACCCCCCGCTGAAGGTTGGGGATGAACCATTGCTGTTAGCACAAAAAACAAAATGTCCGGTGGTGATCGCCCCAAGACGACCGGAGGCAGTACGTTATCTTATAGAAAAACATCAAAGCCAAATTATTATTAGCGATGATGGGCTACAACATTATCGCATGGGACGGGCTATTGAAATTGCTGTCGTGGATGGAACACGAGGAGTGGGTAATGGCCTGTGTTTGCCTGCAGGACCCTTAAGAGAATCGGTCAGGCGTTTGGAAGAAGTTGATTTTATAGTTGTCAATGAAGGTGAATGGAAGAATGCCTACTCCATGGTACTAAAACCGGGGAAAATTAAAAAATTAAGTACCGATGAAGAAATTGATCCGCATGCCTTAAATGGAAAATGGGAAGCTATTGCTGCAATTGGTAATCCTCAACGTTTTTATTCCACTTTGCTGCAATTAGGGATAGAATTCGACTCGTGTTCTTATCCTGATCATTATCAGTTTAAGCCAGAAGATTTGAATTATTGCAAATCACTTATTATTATGACGGAAAAAGATGCAGTGAAGTGCCGATCGTTTAGCTCGGACATGATGCATTATTTACCCGTAGACGCTGTATTGGATGATGCATTTTGGGACGCATTGTGGTTACATCAACAGTTAAAAGGTTATTGCTGA